GGACTTCGGGTACGGGAGCACCTTGTCGGTGGCGACCTTCCTGTGCGTGGTGATTCTGGCGGCGGTGTGGCTGCGGCTGCTCGGGCGAGAGGAGGCGGCGCGATGAAGCAGCGTCCCGGCCTGGGCACCGCGTTGGCGGTGGTGGCGTTCCTGACCTTCTTCCTGGGGCCCTTCTTCTGGCAGGTGCTGACGAGCCTCTGGCCGGATGGCGAGCTGACGCGGCCGTGGCCCTCGCACCTCACGTTGGAGAACTACGCGAGCGTCCTGTGGGGACGGCCCTTCCTGCGCGTGGTGTTGAACTCGTTGGTGGTGGCGGCACTGACCACGGTGTTTTGTCTCACGGTGGGGGCCGCGGCTGCCTTCGCCCTGGCGAAGCTGGAGTTCCGCGGCAAGGGCCTGCTTTTGAGTGCTGCGCTGGCGGTGAGCATGTTCCCGCCCATCGCCACGGTGAGCCCGCTGTATCTGATTCTGCGCGCGGTGGGGTTGCGCGACAGCCTCGTGGGCCTGGCGTTGCCGTATGCGACCTTCGCGCTGCCGTTGACGCTGTGGGTGCTGACGTCGTTCTTCCGGCAGCTCCCCGACGAGCTCTACCGCGCCGCGCGCGTGGATGGCTGCACGCCGTTCCAGGCCTTCCGGCAGGTATTGCTGCCGCTGGCCGCGCCCGGGCTGGCGACGACGGCGATTCTGGTCTTCATCTTCGCGTGGAACGAATTCCTCTACGCACTGACCTTCCTCTCCACACCGGAGAAGCGCACGGTGCCGGTGGCCATCAGCCTGTTCGCCAGCGAGTACCGCGAGCCCTGGGGCGAAATCGCCGCGGCCTCCGTGGTGGCCACGCTGCCCCTGGTGGCGCTCACGGTGTTGTTCCAGCGGCGCATCGTGTCCGGGCTCACCGCGGGCGCGGTGAAGGAGTAGGGGACGGCGTCAGTGGCCCTGTTGGGCGAGAACCGCACGCAGCTCGGCGGCCGCGGTGTCTGGGGCGGTCACGGCCTGGGTGACGAGGTCCTTCAAGGACGCGGCGCCGAGCTGGGCGAGACGCTCCTCGGCATCGGCGGGCAGGGGGATTCCGCGCGCACGGGCGAAGGTGTGCAGCACCTGGACGCGTTCTTGGACCGCGACTCGGGCCCGAACCAGTTCGCGTTGCTCTTCCCAGAAAGGTGAATCAATCATGATGTCCCTCAAGTGCTGACTGAGCCTTTCCTGCCCGAACCGGCGAGACGCCAGCGTGCCGAGTACCACGAGCAAGTCTAGGCGTTCCTCCGTCGAAAGGCTCGATGCCTGACGGATGCGGGATTCGGCCCAGGCGATGCGTTCAGGACCCGCGCGCGATTCCAGGACAGAGAGGGGAATCAGGGCGGAGGCCGCCTGCAAGGCAGGTTGGAGGTAGTCCACCTCCCAGAGTCGGACCACCTGGAAGTCAAAGGTGAGGACGCGGATGCCAGGGCACGCGAAGCCGTAGGGCGGCGGCGTCCCCTCGGCTTCTGGCGTGAGGTAGATCGCGACCGGAAGCACGGGCAGCTTCTCCCGGCGATGGATGCGGACCGTGTAGTCCAACAACCGCACCGCGAACTGTGGGTCCGCCTGCGCCTGGATTTCGATGTCCACGGCGAAGCGCACGCCGTGGGCTTCCACCACCAGCACCGTGTCCGCGCGCCGCTCGGACTGCGGAAGGCTGGAGTCCGCCATCCGGATGAAGGCGGGCGTCTGTCCCCCAAAGAGGAGCAACAGCAGTTGCTCGGGATGGCCTTGCACCAGCCTGCGCAGGATGAGGTCGAAGACGGTGGTCATGAAGTGTGAAGACCCTACAGGTAGGGTCTGACAGGCGATTCCTCCTGGGTTCAGGCGGGGTCTGACTGCCCCCTACCCGCT
This genomic window from Myxococcus hansupus contains:
- a CDS encoding carbohydrate ABC transporter permease encodes the protein MKQRPGLGTALAVVAFLTFFLGPFFWQVLTSLWPDGELTRPWPSHLTLENYASVLWGRPFLRVVLNSLVVAALTTVFCLTVGAAAAFALAKLEFRGKGLLLSAALAVSMFPPIATVSPLYLILRAVGLRDSLVGLALPYATFALPLTLWVLTSFFRQLPDELYRAARVDGCTPFQAFRQVLLPLAAPGLATTAILVFIFAWNEFLYALTFLSTPEKRTVPVAISLFASEYREPWGEIAAASVVATLPLVALTVLFQRRIVSGLTAGAVKE